One genomic window of Plasmodium coatneyi strain Hackeri chromosome 12, complete sequence includes the following:
- a CDS encoding DNA-directed RNA polymerase subunit, which translates to MVGKAINMAELQRKAVNMEELRVKSVDVDELRRIIQRSSLRKGFVQDVKSNWEIKSLQFGIMNKEEIIKCSEVRILNREMYKNNTGIPYPYGVLDLKLGAHKSNALCETCNRNFMNCSGHFGYIELNYPLFHVGYYKYIIYILYCICKVCSHILLTNEKLEFYTNLKRRTVEDKFFKKHIFKKILNSCKKVTKCYRCGYPQGVIKKIIKPSLDQFMKLKHVIKVKENGKMVIKEDDLNSLYVLNLFKNMNPYHVKLLNVENPEKLLITALLVPPNTIRPSVIIDEHGTAEDDLTCILSEITQLNNTINNQCSNGYQTNQFLGNVEFLQLQITRFINSDSPAVSQLLATQNISKPGRGICQRLKGKEGRFRCNLSGKRVDFSSRTVISPDPNISIDEVVIPEIIAMRLTYPEKVNRYNMDRLKRLIKNGTNTWPGANYIIKKASHQRSFSSGIDGVTTQGDSIIDVVKRYVGQEGGGPHINGQFTSTPDLADPRRTNPTINKISLKYANKKFIIENLQVGDIVERHLVDGDIVLFNRQPSLHRMSIMCHKARVMKYKTFRFNECVCSPYNADFDGDEMNLHVPQTEEARAEALYLMNVKHNLITPKNGEVMIALTQDFLSASYVITNKDTFLDRDSFCLLCSYFSDAKVDIELPVPAILKPKELWTGKQLISVLIKPNRKENTIINFEMKEREYSTKNGDLKHMCLNDSYVCFYKSELICGSLGKKVLGSSKYGLFYYLIHHNSSYVALKVMNRFSKLTSRYFSNKGMTIGIDDVTPSETLIQKKKDLLQEGYEKVNKEIVLYNEKKMQIQPGCTLEETLEIKVKNILDDLRNDAGKTCNQYLHQLNKPLIMFNSGAKGALINIAQMIACVGQQNVTGQRIKNGFINRTLPHFNFHCKDSESRGFVQNSFYTGLNPTEFFFHTMSGREGLVDTAVKTAETGYMQRRLMKALEDLSIHYDYSVRSCDKQIVQFIYGDDALNPSYVDNNNSYAHQFDKIFDHITSISSSNILLSYGKYSPGLPASLAALPTGLRATPISCIINRVVSKMSDPDLGPFIPMSHDEHFVKMVMETAERHPRWGNHATTVEEEVAHGGGHPDEKPHHGASSAVEIKDSVCSSKREKKQPKRLKQSKRLKQPKQQHPEDEVDNCVLPPQKHQSIARFVNDYRNVVEIKKLIDKDQVCLSESEKKLVRSMYNQMSKNVVKKIEIVNTVYRSEREKLRRNKQCQGGTNMTGVKDAVRGNTSSADAQGGSFPSRSRKKHTQPHSGTNANRERDEVTRLYESKLYRQMIKNVIAFVSVFEYIEKKKQHYILLPYEVIQWTNFLLNYLPELMPTNIYAHTKLSQRESPTHQERTKTMNIYMKEIKKWLIVKAINVYKFFKYKKGVDLMRRSDYLDFVCTETYEPSYRYIFYDYPFVNLKQLYLFIFFNVSKYFKYISAPGDAVGSISAQSIGEPGTQMTLKTFHFAGKMSASCVASMNVTLGVPRIKEIINASSNIQTPILNIPLQVKDNYNFALMMKSKLEKTTIRDICLYIKEDYTPRGIFLSVKFNEELIHNLFLNINAYTIKDIIMRQSHINKIKINRIVVEVVNTYKLHLSLKNDEFLFFQIESLKKGLLDLLIHGDKDIKRCIIKKEEVDVTDDEMDVTGEKEPDKGAGELSMGMPTLSEDHHPHGKDPPTVHGEDTKHTKEEEATEKECPGKKSHNEEKLRNMMEAFKTQIKEEMLKRDNPEAEEEPIINLDTINVDTLNLEKGNSLNYVLGLEGVDFKHIISNHVINVFQVLGIEAARVTIINEIKKCVEAYSIDIDIRHIMLLADIMAFTGDILGINRFGIQKARHSTLMLASFEETNEHLFVSSFFKNKDEINNISESIIVGKNIPIGTGAFQLLYDYKFNREERKLTLLERAQQEMA; encoded by the exons ATGGTGGGGAAGGCAATAAACATGGCGGAGTTGCAACGGAAAGCGGTAAACATGGAGGAATTGCGGGTAAAATCGGTGGATGTCGATGAATTGCGAAGGATAATTCAGCGGAGCAGCCTGCGGAAGGGATTCGTCCAAGATGTGAAGAGCAACTGGGAAATTAAAAGTCTGCAATTCGGAATTATgaacaaggaagaaataataaaatgttcGGAAGTTAGAATTTTAAACAgagaaatgtacaaaaataatacaGGGATACCTTACCCTTATGGCGTCTTGGATCTGAAGTTAGGGGCGCACAAAAGTAACGCCCTATGTGAAACATGTAACAGAAATTttatgaactgttcaggtCATTTTGGATATATTGAATTGAATTACCCGCTTTTCCACGTGGGCTACTACAAATACATCATCTACATTTTGTATTGCATTTGCAAAGTCtgttcacacattttgcTAACCAATGAGAAGCTAGAGTTTTATACGAATCTGAAAAGACGCACAGTGGAAGATAAGTTTTTcaaaaaacacatttttaaaaaaatcctaAACAGTTGTAAAAAGGTGACCAAGTGTTACCGTTGTGGATACCCTCAAGGAGTTAtcaaaaaaatcataaaacCGAGTTTGGATCAATTTATGAAATTGAAACACGTCAttaaagtgaaggaaaatgggaagatGGTAATTAAGGAGGATGATTTAAATAGCCTCTACGTTTTGaatctttttaaaaatatgaatccTTACCATGTGAAACTTTTAAATGTGGAAAATCCAGAGAAACTACTCATAACAGCGCTGTTGGTACCGCCTAACACGATTAGACCGTCCGTTATAATTGACGAACACGGCACAGCAGAAGACGATTTGACGTGTATTCTCTCAGAAATTACACAGCTTAACAACACAATCAATAACCAGTGCAGTAATGGTTACCAGACAAATCAGTTTCTAGGTAATGTAGAATTTTTGCAGCTTCAGATTACGAGGTTTATTAATAGCGATTCCCCTGCTGTGTCTCAGTTACTCGCTACACAGAATATTTCTAAACCTGGTAGAGGAATCTGCCAAAGgttaaagggaaaagaaggcaGATTCAGGTGTAACCTATCCGGGAAAAGGGTAGACTTCTCAAGCAGAACTGTCATCTCACCGGATCCTAATATCTCCATCGATGAGGTCGTCATTCCGGAAATTATTGCTATGAGGCTGACCTACCCGGAGAAGGTTAATCGGTACAACATGGATAGGTTGAAGAGGCTTATAAAGAATGGCACGAACACGTGGCCTGGGGCAAACTACATCATTAAGAAAGCATCCCACCAGAGGAGTTTTTCAAGTGGGATTGATGGTGTAACCACGCAGGGGGATTCAATCATCGATGTGGTGAAGCGGTACGTCGGGCAGGAAGGGGGGGGTCCCCACATCAACGGGCAATTTACATCAACCCCTGACCTGGCAGATCCGCGTAGAACTAACCCTACTATTAACAAAATCAGCCTAAAATATGCGAACAAGAAATTTATCATTGAGAACCTCCAAGTGGGGGACATCGTGGAGAGGCACCTAGTAGATGGAGACATCGTCCTGTTCAATCGGCAACCATCCCTCCATAGAATGTCTATTATGTGCCACAAGGCCAGAGTGATGAAGTATAAAACCTTTCGATTCAACGAATGTGTGTGCTCTCCGTACAACGCCGACTTCGATGGGGATGAAATGAACTTACATGTACCACAAACGGAGGAGGCAAGAGCAGAAGCCCTATACCTCATGAATGTAAAGCACAATTTGATAACtccaaaaaatggagaagttATGATTGCCTTGACACAGGACTTCCTTTCAGCTTCCTACGTCATCACGAATAAGGATACCTTCCTCGACAGGGACTCCTTCTGTTTACTCTGCTCCTACTTCTCAGATGCAAAGGTAGACATAGAATTACCCGTCCCAGCGATTCTAAAACCGAAGGAACTTTGGACAGGCAAGCAGTTGATAAGCGTCCTCATAAAGCCaaacaggaaggaaaacacaaTTATCAACTTTGAAATGAAAGAGAGAGAATATTctacaaaaaatggagaccTCAAACATATGTGTCTGAACGATTCGTATGTGTGCTTCTATAAGTCTGAATTGATTTGTGGCTCCTTAGGGAAGAAGGTTTTGGGGTCCTCTAAATATGGCTTGTTCTACTACCTCATTCATCACAACTCCTCCTACGTTGCGCTCAAAGTTATGAACCGTTTTTCAAAACTCACCAGTAGATACTTCTCCAACAAAGGAATGACTATAGGGATTGACGATGTAACCCCATCGGAGACCCTCattcagaagaagaaggacctCCTCCAGGAAGGTTATGAAAAAGTTAACAAGGAAATAGTTCTCtataatgagaaaaaaatgcagataCAACCGGGATGCACTTTGGAAGAAACGCTAGAAATTAAGGTAAAGAACATTTTAGATGACCTTCGGAACGATGCAGGGAAGACGTGCAATCAGTACTTGCACCAATTGAACAAACCACTTATCATGTTTAACTCTGGAGCTAAAGGAGCTCTCATCAACATTGCACAAATGATTGCTTGTGTTGGACAACAGAACGTTACTGGCCAGAGGATTAAAAATGGGTTTATTAATAGAACTCTGCCTCATTTTAACTTCCACTGTAAAGACTCCGAAAGTAGGGGGTTCGTGCAGAACTCCTTCTACACGGGTCTTAATCCAACCgagtttttcttccatacTATGTCGGGTAGAGAAGGTCTTGTCGATACGGCTGTTAAGACTGCTGAAACGGGGTACATGCAAAGGAGGTTGATGAAAGCGCTGGAAGACTTGTCCATCCATTATGATTACTCAGTCCGATCTTGCGATAAACAAATTGTGCAATTTATTTACGGGGATGACGCACTGAACCCGTCCTATGTGGACAACAACAATTCGTATGCTCATCAGTTTGACAAAATTTTCGATCACATTACTTCCATTTCGTCGAGCAATATTCTGCTCTCCTATGGGAAATATTCCCCCGGTTTGCCCGCTTCGCTAGCCGCTTTGCCAACCGGTTTGCGGGCTACCCCCATTTCGTGCATCATCAACCGGGTGGTTTCCAAAATGAGCGACCCGGACTTGGGGCCCTTCATCCCCATGTCACACGACGAGCACTTTGTGAAAATGGTCATGGAGACGGCGGAGCGACATCCCAGGTGGGGAAATCATGCAACAacagtggaagaagaagtggcCCACGGGGGAGGCCACCCAGATGAGAAACCTCACCATGGTGCGTCTTCCGCCGTGGAAATAAAAGACAGTGTATGTTCCTCCAAGCGGGAGAAGAAACAGCCCAAACGTTTGAAACAATCGAAACGGCTGAAGCAACCGAAACAGCAGCACCCCGAAGATGAGGTCGATAACTGCGTCCTGCCGCCACAGAAACATCAATCCATTGCAAGATTTGTAAATGATTATCGAAACGTAGTAGAGATAAAGAAGCTGATTGATAAGGATCAGGTCTGCCTGAGTGAATCGGAAAAGAAACTCGTACGAAGTATGTATAATCAGATGAGCAAAAACGTGGTGAAGAAAATCGAAATTGTTAACACGGTGTATCGATCCGAGAGGGAAAAGTTGCGTAGGAATAAGCAGTGTCAAGGAGGGACCAACATGACGGGAGTGAAGGATGCTGTGCGTGGAAACACCAGTAGTGCAGATGCACAGGGTGGTTCTTTCCCCAGTAGGAGCAGGAAGAAGCACACACAACCACATAGCGGAACGAATGCAAATCGCGAAAGGGATGAAGTAACCCGGTTGTATGAAAGCAAATTGTACAGGCAAATGATAAAAAACGTTATCGCATTTGTGAGTGTATTCGAGTATatcgaaaagaagaagcaacacTACATCCTGCTACCATATGAAGTTATACAATGGACGAACTTTCTTCTGAACTACCTACCAGAGTTGATGCCAACAAACATATATGCTCACACGAAATTGTCTCAGAGGGAAAGTCCAACCCACCAGGAAAGAACCAAAACGATGAATATCTACatgaaggaaattaaaaagtggtTAATAGTGAAGGCCATCAATGTATATaagttttttaaatacaaGAAGGGGGTTGATTTGATGAGACGGAGTGACTACCTCGACTTCGTCTGCACAGAAACGTATGAACCATCCTATCGATACATCTTTTACGATTATCCATTTGTTAACCTGAAGCAGttgtatttgttcattttttttaatgtgtcAAAGTACTTTAAGTACATCTCTGCTCCGGGGGACGCCGTGGGGTCCATCTCGGCTCAGTCCATTGGGGAGCCCGGCACGCAGATGACGCTCAAGACGTTCCATTTCGCAGGTAAGATGAGTGCATCAT gcGTGGCCAGCATGAACGTAACCCTGGGTGTGCCAAGAATCAAGGAAATTATAAACGCGTCGAGCAATATACAGACGCCTATACTGAATATCCCCCTCCAAGTGAAGGACAATTACAACTTTGCCCTGATGATGAAATCCAAGTTGGAAAAAACTACAATCAGGGACATCTGTCTGTACATAAAGGAGGATTACACCCCACGGGGCATCTTCCTCTCTGTCAAATTCAACGAGGAACTCATCCacaacctttttttaaacataaaTGCCTACACAATTAAGGACATAATAATGAGGCAAAGTCACATCAATAAGATTAAGATCAACAGGATTGTTGTAGAAGTGGTGAATACATACAAGCTACACTTGTCGTTGAAGAATGAtgagtttttattttttcaaatcgaGTCTCTGAAGAAGGGACTGCTCGATCTACTCATTCATGGGGACAAGGATATAAAGCGGTGTATCattaagaaggaggaggtggACGTCACGGACGATGAGATGGACGtaacgggggaaaaagaaccggacaagggggcaGGTGAACTGTCTATGGGAATGCCCACCCTGTCGGAAGACCACCATCCCCACGGCAAAGATCCCCCTACTGTTCATGGTGAAGACACTAAGCACactaaagaagaagaagccacCGAGAAGGAATGCCCTGGAAAGAAAAGCCACAATGAGGAGAAGCTGAGAAACATGATGGAAGCCTTTAAAAcacaaataaaggaagaaatgttaaaaagggacaacccagaagcagaagaagaaccCATTATCAACTTAGACACGATCAATGTCGACACGttaaatttggaaaaa GGAAATTCGCTGAACTACGTCCTGGGGTTGGAGGGAGTAGACTTCAAGCATATTATTTCCAACCACGTGATTAATGTTTTTCAAGTGCTGGGCATCGAAGCCGCAAGAGTGACGATCATAAATGAGATAAAGAAGTGCGTAGAGGCGTATAGCATAGACATCGATATCAGGCACATCATGCTGCTGGCGGATATCATGGCCTTCAC GGGAGATATCCTCGGGATAAACCGCTTCGGCATTCAGAAGGCCAGGCACAGCACACTCATGCTGGCGTCCTTCGAAGAAACCAACGAACACCTCTTCGTTTCCTcgttctttaaaaataaggacGAAATAAACAACATCAGCGAGAGCATCATTGTGGGAAAAAACATCCCCATTGGCACGGGCGCCTTCCAGCTCCTCTACGACTACAAATT CAACCGAGAGGAAAGGAAACTCACCCTTCTGGAAAGGGCGCAGCAGGAAATGGCATGA
- a CDS encoding Transcriptional regulatory protein sir2-like protein produces MGNLMIFAKRRMTKSITLEELACMIKECNYVVALTGSGTSAESNIPSFRGANSSIWSKYDPKIYGTIWGFWKSPEKIWEVIRDISSDYEIELNPGHIALSTLESLGYLKAVITQNIDGLHEESGNSKVIPLHGSVFEARCCTCRETIQLNKIMLQKTSHFMHQLPPECPCGGIFKPNVVLFGEVIPKALLKQAQKEIANCDLLLVLGTSSSVSTATNLCYYAHRKKKKIVEVNISKTYITNRLSDYHVAAKFSELVTISEILTGGKATQSGVATQSGEASQIGEAAQIGEGAQIGKASQSGKTKQRVNTAQGYAANR; encoded by the coding sequence ATGGGGAATTTAATGATATTCGCCAAGAGGAGGATGACGAAGAGCATCACGCTGGAGGAGCTAGCGTGCATGATAAAGGAATGCAACTACGTAGTGGCCCTAACAGGCTCAGGCACATCCGCCGAAAGTAACATCCCAAGTTTCCGTGGCGCCAATAGCTCCATCTGGAGTAAATATGACCCAAAAATATATGGTACCATTTGGGGATTCTGGAAGTCACCAGAAAAAATCTGGGAAGTTATTAGAGATATCTCATCAGATTATGAGATCGAATTGAATCCAGGACATATAGCTCTTTCCACTTTAGAAAGTCTTGGGTACTTAAAAGCAGTGATCACACAAAACATTGATGGTTTACATGAGGAAAGTGGGAACTCCAAAGTAATTCCCCTGCATGGAAGTGTTTTCGAAGCACGTTGTTGCACATGTAGGGAGACAATTCAACTGAATAAAATTATGCTACAGAAAACTTCCCACTTTATGCATCAGTTACCTCCAGAGTGTCCTTGTGGAGGTATTTTTAAACCTAACGTTGTTCTTTTTGGAGAAGTAATTCCCAAGGCACTTTTGAAACAAGCCCAGAAGGAGATAGCGAACTGTGACCTTCTTTTGGTTCTCGGTACTTCATCCTCTGTGTCGACTGCTACGAACTTATGTTACTATGCCcataggaagaagaaaaaaattgtggaggTGAATATATCCAAAACGTACATCACGAATCGCTTGTCTGATTATCATGTTGCAGCCAAGTTCAGCGAGTTGGTGACTATCTCCGAAATACTCACGGGGGGGAAGGCCACTCAAAGTGGGGTGGCGACTCAAAGTGGGGAAGCATCTCAAATTGGTGAAGCAGCGCAAATTGGTGAAGGAGCACAAATTGGTAAAGCTTCTCAGAGTGGTAAAACTAAGCAGAGAGTCAACACCGCACAGGGATACGCGGCAAATCGGTGA
- a CDS encoding PST-A protein: MSEQGNRKILTTKGSSESMVQGNHAEGDVKSLQGIGKDGDENKASYSPTEPCLPQEVTRPNSHSTGEAQPSSNNIANDKLKTSLSEEKSDKKNTNLQYDDGNPEITFFVNKENLKIAKYAWRVENPKAYVFALHGITSHLRNEYLNYMGRPSWVDEKQQKGEMASCGIGGEYNFMQGNNFNCWDSAQSVNKSECKDDSGKVVHAEGGDNSANLPEEEAGASGKCGADEKLNTGEEANVGCSFNKILQTNWTKDMKIISETNNMLYDYCQPREGNCSGASSSCDSSDYGEKKNLENKLTMFLSCSSCITNINEGANHLNNKLNFGSKESVNHPIYNNDGGGDCPQKSTGHDGNCPKRIHPNSQNSENNSEDTGSNDSSEDSSSDEDIIDDENVLLPNKSDSNMNYDSSVYYCSMCGICNYCNCGARTLSYKNSWIEKFNQNGFSFFGIDNQSHGISEGVKNHRCYVEDFENFIEDTLQALEIFIQEWKEKDELKPIIIMGLSMGGCIALKTMEAIFRLNKEWKSYVKSLVLVSPMISLGKQKSKISNRLLISATKFLKYFFPLLPVNVKEGNAMYPWIKHDCEIDPNQYCGPLRIKIAAECVSAADSCLTYKNLKHIEESDIDIMVIQSKNDCLVDPIGAIDFLRKMMRLHSRRERRQNASMLDAERIRQASSAFSREINEKKKDSVGPSDSTFIGSACNPGEDDLNGDPSSVALHRESSTNNGAATQMIGHVTTDGKTTTPKDETVMSKYSTTSFTTNSNHLPPEKQALLPNKKKEDHPPMFVKSSLSIESSSRILRNDSHFSIVSSENDVKGEKGIWTSFDHGYYKSFNLKKLKSDGGVLGPPGEEQYKNLSVYILKYGYHTLPGEPQSRETVTLLVDWLNRICS; this comes from the exons ATGTCCGAACAAGGAAACCGGAAGATATTAACGACGAAAGGAAGCAGTGAATCCATGGTCCAAGGGAATCATGCAGAGGGGGATGTCAAGTCACTCCAGGGGATAGGTAAAGATGGGGACGAAAACAAGGCGAGCTACTCCCCCACTGAGCCATGCCTCCCGCAAGAGGTGACTCGACCCAATAGCCATAGCACAGGGGAAGCACAGCCAAGCAGCAACAATATTGCAAACGACAAGCTCAAGACGAGTCTAAGTGAAGAGAAGAGCGACAAAAAGAATACCAACCTTCAGTATGATGATGGAAACCCAGAAAtcaccttttttgtaaacaaagaaaatttaaaaatagcGAAATATGCCTGGAGAGTGGAAAACCCCAAAGCATATGTATTCGCCTTGCATGGAATAACGTCCCACTTGAGAAATGAATATCTGAATTATATGGGTAGACCATCATGGGTTGATGAGAAGCAgcagaaaggggaaatggCTAGCTGTGGCATTGGTGGTGAGTATAACTTTATGCAAGGGAACAATTTCAACTGTTGGGACTCAGCTCAGTCTGTTAACAAATCTGAGTGTAAGGATGATAGTGGGAAGGTTGTGCATGCGGAAGGAGGCGACAATTCTGCAAACCTACCAGAGGAGGAAGCGGGGGCCAGCGGCAAGTGTGGGGCTGACGAAAAGCTCAACACCGGCGAGGAGGCAAATG TGGGGTGCTCATTTAACAAAATTCTCCAAACCAATTGGACCAAGGACATGAAAATTATAAGCGAGACGAACAACATGCTGTATGATTACTGTCAACCGAGAGAGGGTAACTGTTCGGGGGCTTCATCTTCTTGTGACTCCTCCGATtatggagagaaaaaaaacctcGAGAATAAGCTAACTATGTTTTTGTCCTGTTCATCTTGCATTACTAACATAAATGAGGGAGCAAATCACTTAAACAACAAATTAAACTTTGGGAGCAAAGAGAGCGTTAATCACCCCATTTATAATAACGATGGGGGAGGGGACTGCCCCCAGAAGAGCACTGGCCATGATGGAAACTGCCCCAAACGAATCCATCCCAACAGTCAAAACAGCGAAAACAACAGCGAAGACACCGGTAGCAACGACAGCAGCGAAGATAGCAGTAGCGATGAAGACATAATCGATGACGAAAATGTTCTGCTGCCAAACAAATCTGACTCTAATATGAATTACGATTCCAGTGTGTACTACTGTTCCATGTGTGGTATATGCAACTACTGCAACTGTGGGGCAAGAACCCTCTCTTATAAAAATAGCTGGATCGAAAAGTTCAATCAGAATGGGTTCTCCTTCTTTGGTATTGATAACCAATCTCACGGAATTTCCGAAGGGGTTAAAAATCATCGATGCTATGTAGAGGACTTTGAGAATTTCATAGAAGACACACTTCAAGCGTTAGAAATTTTCATTcaggaatggaaagaaaaggatgaaTTAAAgcccattattattatgggTTTATCCATGGGTGGGTGCATCGCTTTGAAAACGATGGAGGCCATCTTTCGACTGAACAAGGAATGGAAAAGTTATGTCAAATCTCTTGTTCTTGTTTCCCCAATGATTAGCTTAGGGAAGCAAAAGAGTAAAATCAGCAACAGGCTCCTCATCTCAGCTACgaagtttttaaaatacttttttcctctcctcccGGTTAATGTAAAAGAGGGCAATGCTATGTACCCTTGGATTAAACATGACTGCGAAATCGATCCTAATCAATATTGTGGACCTCTTCGGATAAAAATAGCAGCCGAGTGTGTGAGTGCCGCAGATAGCTGTTTAacttataaaaatttaaagcaCATTGAAGAAAGCGATATTGACATTATGGTGATTCAGTCGAAGAATGACTGTTTAGTAGATCCCATTGGAGCAATTGattttttgaggaaaatGATGCGCCTGCACAGTAGGAGAGAGAGACGACAAAATGCATCTATGTTAGATGCAGAAAGGATTCGTCAAGCCAGTTCGGCGTTTTCCAGGGAAATcaatgagaagaagaaggattcCGTAGGGCCTAGCGATTCTACATTCATCGGAAGTGCGTGCAACCCCGGGGAGGACGACCTAAACGGCGATCCATCCTCTGTAGCACTTCACCGTGAGAGCAGCACAAACAACGGTGCAGCTACACAGATGATTGGTCACGTTACAACAGATGGGAAGACCACCACCCCGAAAGACGAAACGGTGATGAGCAAATACAGCACCACTAGCTTTACTACAAATAGTAATCACCTCCCACCAGAGAAGCAAGCATTACTTccgaataaaaagaaagaagaccATCCCCCCATGTTTGTTAAGTCTTCCTTGTCTATTGAATCCTCCAGCCGAATACTCAGAAATGACAGCCACTTTTCGATAGTCAGTTCCGAAAATGACGTCAAGGGAGAAAAGGGCATATGGACGTCCTTTGACCACGGTTACTATAAGTCATtcaatttgaaaaagctAAAGAGTGATGGCGGGGTGTTGGGCCCCCCGGGGGAGGAGCAGTATAAGAATCTCAGCGtctacattttaaaatacgGCTACCATACGCTTCCTGGGGAGCCCCAAAGCCGCGAGACCGTCACGCTGCTGGTCGACTGGCTCAACCGCATATGCAGCTGA